Proteins encoded by one window of Bacillus rossius redtenbacheri isolate Brsri chromosome 14, Brsri_v3, whole genome shotgun sequence:
- the LOC134538905 gene encoding uncharacterized protein LOC134538905, with protein sequence MYLLMKIMDPWLLSSSNNAFGAEVAMNFEDNFELRNTLPESVEYLASLERKLAALKGRKSRQDLVHSLSERHRSCMEQLLGSSTELQHEEHGTLEQHSVCALLRRIAPERQAVYFDELVQLLKADSLAQTVEDRRDAQ encoded by the exons atgtatttattaatgAAGATAATGGACCCGTGGCTTTTGTCTTCTTCTAATAATGCGTTTGGTGCAGAAGTTGCCATGAATTTCGAAGATAATTTTGAACTAAGAAATACATTACCGGAATCTGTTGAATATTTGGCGTCGTTAG AGCGCAAGTTGGCAGCCCTGAAGGGTCGGAAGAGCAGGCAGGACCTGGTGCACTCGCTGTCGGAGAGACACCGCTCCTGCATGGAGCAGCTGCTGGGATCAAGCACGGAGCTACAGCACGAGGAACACGGCACGCTGGAGCAGCACAGTGTCTGCGCACTGCTGCGCCGCATCGCGCCTGAACGACAGGCCGTGTACTTCGACGAGCTCGTCCAGCTGCTCAAGGCCGACTCGTTGGCCCAGACCGTGGAAGACCGGCGCGACGCACAGTAG